One Campylobacter concisus DNA segment encodes these proteins:
- the cmoB gene encoding tRNA 5-methoxyuridine(34)/uridine 5-oxyacetic acid(34) synthase CmoB, with amino-acid sequence MDLSKFNEQQKQILNRIENLANFDCEFSLSESVNVKFKELDAASKDEIYNLALSLKPWRKGPFLLDDIYIDSEWQSFIKFNILAPHLNLAGKCVADVGCNNGYYMFKMLEYGPKSITGFDPSVHTYLQFAFLNKFIRSNIAYELLGVESLPEYAAKFDTIFCLGVIYHRSDPIKMLKELKTALNPGGELFLDTMYIDMDGDFALSPKDRYSKIPNIYFVPTLSALENWCERAKFKDFSLLDTKATDLNEQRKTQWIDGESLGNFLDPDDNTKTIEGYPAPKRAYVRVKI; translated from the coding sequence GTGGATCTTAGCAAATTTAACGAGCAACAAAAGCAAATTTTAAATAGGATAGAAAATTTAGCAAATTTTGATTGCGAATTTAGCCTTAGTGAGAGCGTAAATGTCAAATTTAAAGAGCTGGACGCTGCAAGCAAAGATGAAATTTACAACCTCGCCCTTAGCCTAAAGCCTTGGCGAAAAGGGCCATTTTTACTTGATGATATATATATAGATAGCGAGTGGCAAAGTTTTATTAAATTTAATATCCTTGCCCCACACCTAAATTTAGCTGGCAAGTGCGTGGCTGACGTGGGTTGCAACAATGGATATTATATGTTTAAGATGCTTGAGTACGGCCCAAAAAGCATAACTGGCTTTGACCCTAGCGTGCATACATATTTGCAATTTGCTTTTTTAAATAAATTTATCCGCTCAAATATCGCTTACGAGCTTCTTGGAGTAGAGAGCTTGCCTGAATACGCAGCGAAATTTGACACCATTTTTTGCCTTGGTGTGATATACCACAGAAGCGATCCTATAAAGATGCTAAAAGAGCTAAAAACCGCGCTAAATCCTGGTGGCGAGCTATTTTTAGACACGATGTATATAGATATGGATGGCGACTTTGCTCTAAGCCCAAAGGATAGATACTCAAAAATTCCAAATATCTACTTTGTGCCAACGCTTAGCGCACTTGAAAACTGGTGCGAGAGGGCTAAATTTAAGGACTTTAGCTTGCTTGATACAAAGGCGACTGATCTAAATGAGCAGCGAAAAACGCAGTGGATAGATGGCGAAAGTCTTGGAAATTTCTTAGACCCAGACGATAATACAAAGACCATCGAGGGCTACCCAGCTCCAAAAAGAGCCTACGTGAGAGTTAAAATTTAA
- a CDS encoding trehalose-6-phosphate synthase: MYLFSLITHLVCAIIFIGYVFFDVCIYPFAKKTINPQTLEAVKKAYTKGSAKVFGTAFLLLLISGAFMAKDYLGGEHGWWQSNFQKLLLAKIAVLLLMCLVTFISIFNVTILKKPDPFGKFSHHIALVLCLIMVILAKLMWWV; encoded by the coding sequence ATGTATCTTTTCTCTCTCATTACGCATTTAGTTTGCGCCATTATCTTTATAGGATATGTATTTTTTGATGTTTGCATATATCCATTTGCCAAAAAAACGATAAATCCACAAACCCTTGAAGCTGTCAAAAAGGCTTACACAAAAGGCAGTGCAAAGGTTTTTGGCACGGCATTTTTACTACTTTTGATAAGCGGAGCTTTTATGGCAAAGGACTATCTTGGAGGCGAGCATGGTTGGTGGCAAAGCAACTTTCAAAAGCTCTTGCTAGCAAAAATCGCAGTTTTGCTTCTCATGTGCCTTGTCACTTTCATCTCTATTTTTAATGTCACTATCTTAAAAAAGCCAGATCCATTTGGTAAATTTTCGCACCACATAGCCCTTGTGCTTTGTCTGATAATGGTCATTCTGGCAAAACTTATGTGGTGGGTTTAG
- a CDS encoding thioesterase, producing the protein MADENIFEAKDESQIILPEDENPLRNEIKTAPLTKLNFSGTAFLLEKNHAKTRFFTTADMVSDAEGLIHSGFVFMGANYAALLAINEEFCVSIGARINFFGPLKLGDVVEFDAQARFEESRKREVKVIGYVKEIKIFEGVFQLVTLEEHIFVTQQKNIQKEAAIRQKKEREEAQAKNNG; encoded by the coding sequence ATGGCAGATGAAAATATTTTTGAAGCAAAAGACGAATCGCAAATAATCCTCCCAGAGGACGAAAACCCGTTAAGAAACGAGATAAAAACAGCACCTTTAACAAAGCTAAATTTTAGTGGAACGGCATTTTTACTTGAGAAAAATCACGCAAAAACTAGATTTTTTACCACAGCTGACATGGTGAGCGATGCTGAAGGGCTCATACATAGCGGTTTTGTCTTCATGGGGGCAAACTACGCAGCACTTTTAGCTATAAATGAAGAATTTTGCGTTAGCATCGGAGCTAGGATAAATTTCTTTGGACCGCTAAAGCTTGGCGATGTGGTCGAATTTGACGCACAAGCAAGGTTTGAAGAGAGCAGAAAAAGAGAGGTAAAAGTGATAGGCTACGTAAAAGAGATCAAGATATTTGAGGGCGTCTTTCAGCTAGTCACGCTTGAAGAGCATATCTTTGTCACTCAGCAAAAAAATATCCAAAAAGAAGCCGCTATAAGACAAAAGAAAGAGCGCGAAGAGGCGCAGGCTAAAAACAACGGCTAA
- a CDS encoding major outer membrane protein yields MKLTKVSLAALVALGAFSSVASATPLEEAIKNVDLSGFARYRYTNDFIKNSNQNSTVKNSGAGHAFRMQTAFKAAIDDNFFGVLNLRYDLTDDSGDKNAAGTDKTYTTGTFGVYEMYLGYKVGNTAITAGKQLLGTFFDDKDVAGTGLKVINTDVPGLTLAAAAFDAVQGDGTELDGPLLKTTLAGSISDAPGNIYYLGAAGSYDPVSFKAAIANVQEVATLYGADAGVSFNVTDDVNLNLKGQFVHNDSDHKDVADANFWAVQAGTKLFGAKLNAGYLDFDAKNKDNNKISFATLDANGELINPAKILNGVMSGGKQYYNNIKGNNDYWFVTTGYDIDKFGFGAGYTQGKGYSWALSKERAKRSEWSLDASYKYSKKLTFLSWYAAAKDKKDGESYKQNRIRFEAKYSF; encoded by the coding sequence ATGAAACTTACAAAAGTTAGCTTAGCTGCTTTGGTTGCTTTAGGTGCATTTTCAAGCGTTGCAAGTGCAACTCCACTTGAAGAAGCTATAAAAAATGTAGATCTTTCAGGATTTGCAAGATATCGTTATACAAATGATTTTATAAAAAATTCAAACCAAAATAGTACAGTAAAAAATAGTGGTGCTGGTCATGCTTTTAGAATGCAAACAGCATTTAAAGCTGCGATAGATGATAACTTCTTTGGTGTATTAAATTTAAGATATGATCTAACTGATGATTCTGGTGATAAAAACGCTGCTGGAACAGATAAAACATACACAACAGGAACATTTGGTGTTTATGAGATGTATCTAGGCTATAAAGTAGGTAACACTGCTATTACAGCTGGTAAACAACTATTAGGTACTTTCTTTGATGACAAAGATGTAGCTGGCACAGGTCTAAAAGTAATAAATACTGACGTACCAGGTCTTACTTTAGCTGCAGCTGCATTTGATGCAGTACAAGGTGACGGTACAGAGTTGGATGGTCCGCTACTAAAAACAACACTTGCAGGAAGCATCAGTGACGCTCCTGGCAATATATACTATTTAGGTGCAGCTGGCAGCTATGATCCAGTATCATTTAAAGCAGCTATTGCAAATGTTCAAGAAGTAGCTACACTTTACGGTGCTGATGCTGGTGTAAGCTTTAATGTAACTGATGATGTAAATCTAAACTTAAAAGGTCAATTTGTTCACAATGACTCAGATCACAAAGATGTAGCTGATGCTAACTTCTGGGCAGTTCAAGCTGGCACAAAACTATTTGGTGCTAAACTTAACGCTGGTTATTTAGATTTTGATGCTAAGAACAAAGACAATAATAAAATTTCATTTGCAACACTTGATGCAAATGGCGAACTTATCAACCCAGCAAAAATCCTAAATGGTGTAATGAGTGGTGGCAAGCAATACTACAATAACATCAAAGGAAACAACGACTACTGGTTTGTTACAACTGGATATGATATAGATAAATTTGGCTTTGGTGCTGGATATACTCAAGGTAAAGGCTATAGCTGGGCTCTTAGTAAAGAGAGAGCAAAAAGAAGCGAATGGTCTCTTGATGCTAGCTACAAATATAGCAAAAAACTTACATTCCTTTCTTGGTATGCAGCTGCTAAAGATAAAAAAGACGGCGAAAGCTACAAACAAAATCGTATCAGATTTGAAGCAAAATATAGCTTCTAA